In the genome of Olsenella profusa DSM 13989, one region contains:
- a CDS encoding ABC transporter permease encodes MTDTKTASVTVAGDPQDGKGGILSRINVRSVLPLLGFLLILGFFAVATGGSIVHPKNVRLILNSTYALMIASIGVFMIMSMGSLDFSQGSMIGVSCIVVCTLSNVNPILAVVGGVATGALIGAVNAYFHVRRQIASFIVTICTMFLLRGVVAFLTTNSPAQGAGYLQSQLNDPTLLLAITIGCLVVFYLAFTFTPLGASLKAIGAGQTAARFASVNVPRTKALVYIAAGAITGFAAFVLAIRNGSVTATGGSMMETQIMLALVLGGLPISGGAKVRFSNIVVGVLTYCILDRGLSMMGLEAAPKQLVMGIVFLVFLALFSDREANQVIK; translated from the coding sequence ATGACTGACACCAAGACCGCCTCGGTGACCGTCGCCGGGGACCCCCAGGACGGCAAGGGGGGCATCCTCTCGCGGATCAACGTCCGTTCCGTCCTGCCGCTGTTGGGCTTTCTGCTCATCCTCGGATTCTTTGCCGTGGCGACGGGGGGTTCCATCGTTCATCCCAAGAACGTGAGGCTCATCCTCAACTCGACCTATGCGCTCATGATCGCCTCCATCGGCGTGTTCATGATCATGTCCATGGGATCGCTCGACTTCTCACAGGGCTCCATGATCGGCGTGTCCTGCATCGTGGTGTGCACACTGTCCAACGTCAACCCAATCCTTGCCGTCGTGGGTGGCGTGGCGACCGGTGCTCTCATCGGCGCCGTCAACGCCTACTTCCACGTGCGTCGCCAGATAGCATCGTTTATCGTCACGATCTGCACCATGTTCCTGCTTCGTGGCGTGGTCGCCTTCCTGACGACGAACTCGCCCGCTCAGGGCGCTGGCTACCTGCAGAGCCAACTCAATGACCCCACGCTGCTCCTGGCAATCACCATCGGCTGCCTCGTGGTCTTCTACCTGGCCTTTACCTTCACCCCCCTGGGGGCCAGCCTCAAGGCCATCGGTGCTGGACAGACCGCCGCACGCTTTGCGAGTGTCAATGTGCCGCGCACCAAGGCCCTCGTCTACATCGCCGCGGGTGCCATCACCGGCTTCGCGGCGTTCGTCCTCGCCATTCGCAACGGCTCGGTGACCGCCACAGGCGGCAGCATGATGGAGACGCAGATAATGCTGGCATTGGTGCTGGGCGGCCTGCCCATCTCGGGTGGTGCGAAGGTACGTTTCTCCAACATCGTCGTCGGTGTCCTCACATACTGCATCCTCGACCGTGGCCTGTCGATGATGGGGCTTGAGGCTGCTCCCAAGCAGCTCGTCATGGGCATCGTCTTTCTGGTGTTTCTTGCCCTCTTCTCCGATCGCGAGGCCAACCAGGTCATCAAGTAG
- a CDS encoding sugar ABC transporter ATP-binding protein has protein sequence MAHDVMLRAVGIDRRFGPTHAVDHVSLDFHKGEIHALIGENGSGKSTFTNMLTGIIPIGEGSFELDGERIAPKNQVDANHHGAAVIVQEQGTLDGLTVAENMFLGDEGQFMKGGIKNAAAMLKRAQELLDDYGLSHIRAADPIEHYAFEDRKLVEIVKSTWFKPKVLVVDETTTALSQNGRHKLFDIVNSIRDDGRTVIFISHDMTEVLAMSDTISILRDGEFVKTVSARDVTEDDLKTLMVGRRMSAHYYREDYGESLASDVALSMRNVSVPGELEDVSLDLHRGEILGIGGLSECGMHEVGKALFGASYDRSGEVTLADGTPVDGIDTAIDHSIAYASKDRDNESLLIADTIQDNITLPSLRKMGLPLLGTRQRAFAERYAREMSVKMVDVSQFVSALSGGNRQKVVLARWLGAESDVLLLDSPTRGIDIKVKADIYDLLDQMRREGKAILVISEEIMELIGMCDRILVMRDHRVAGELARSKDMTEQDLISLMV, from the coding sequence ATGGCACACGACGTCATGCTTCGTGCGGTGGGCATCGACAGGCGGTTTGGCCCTACCCATGCCGTGGATCACGTCTCTCTTGACTTCCACAAGGGAGAGATCCACGCGCTCATCGGTGAGAACGGTTCCGGCAAGTCCACGTTCACGAACATGCTCACGGGCATCATCCCCATCGGGGAGGGCAGCTTCGAGCTGGACGGGGAGAGGATCGCTCCCAAGAACCAGGTTGACGCGAACCATCACGGTGCCGCCGTCATCGTTCAGGAGCAGGGCACCCTCGACGGCCTGACCGTGGCCGAGAACATGTTCTTGGGCGACGAGGGACAGTTCATGAAGGGTGGCATCAAGAACGCCGCCGCCATGCTCAAAAGGGCCCAGGAGCTGCTCGACGACTATGGGCTGAGCCACATACGGGCAGCCGACCCCATCGAGCACTATGCGTTCGAGGACCGCAAGCTCGTCGAGATCGTGAAGTCCACCTGGTTCAAGCCCAAGGTGCTCGTCGTGGACGAGACGACGACGGCCCTCAGCCAGAACGGCCGCCACAAGCTCTTCGACATCGTGAACTCCATCCGTGACGATGGCCGTACGGTCATCTTCATCAGCCATGACATGACCGAGGTCCTGGCGATGTCCGACACGATCTCCATCCTGCGCGATGGGGAGTTCGTCAAGACCGTGTCGGCCAGGGACGTCACCGAGGACGATCTCAAGACCCTCATGGTCGGTCGCCGGATGAGCGCTCATTACTATCGAGAGGACTATGGCGAGTCCCTGGCGAGCGACGTGGCGCTCTCGATGCGCAACGTGAGCGTCCCCGGCGAGCTCGAGGACGTCTCGCTCGATCTGCACAGGGGAGAGATCCTGGGCATCGGCGGCCTCTCCGAGTGCGGCATGCACGAGGTCGGCAAGGCGCTCTTTGGTGCCTCCTATGACCGCAGCGGCGAGGTCACGCTCGCAGACGGCACACCGGTCGACGGCATCGACACTGCCATCGACCACTCCATCGCCTATGCCTCCAAGGACCGTGACAACGAGTCTCTGCTCATCGCCGACACCATTCAGGACAACATCACGCTGCCCTCCCTACGCAAGATGGGGCTGCCCCTCCTTGGCACGCGGCAGCGCGCGTTCGCCGAGAGGTATGCCAGGGAGATGTCGGTCAAGATGGTGGACGTGAGCCAGTTCGTCTCGGCGCTCTCGGGTGGCAACAGGCAGAAGGTGGTCCTTGCCCGCTGGCTGGGCGCCGAGTCCGACGTCCTCCTGCTCGACTCTCCCACGCGCGGCATAGACATCAAGGTCAAGGCCGACATATACGACCTGCTCGACCAGATGCGCAGGGAGGGCAAGGCCATCCTCGTGATCTCCGAGGAGATCATGGAGCTCATCGGCATGTGCGATCGCATTCTCGTGATGAGGGACCACAGGGTCGCCGGCGAGCTCGCACGCTCCAAGGACATGACCGAGCAAGACCTCATCTCCCTGATGGTTTAG
- a CDS encoding ABC transporter permease has product MGLLLLIALLLWVVFKVAAPDTFGAPDKLMSYLQSALIYAIGGCGLYFICVMGLFDFSIGSMLVLSELLAIAFIPQLGWVAIIVIPILTGLVLGTLNGLAYIKMHIPSIIVTTGLSLIYESLSVWVANINGTRLSDSFKLFGAYPWNLIVAVAAYLLCWFILKYTKVGTYTNAIGANELVARNMGVDVDRYKAIAFMLCGTFMGIMSILYLGYGTAQTPLTGMLSQALNFQPLMGTFFGLAFRKYGHPVISILIGEYIVAMIFAGFVALGMPTTVNNIVTGATLLVIVTLTTRRRNGAVVK; this is encoded by the coding sequence GTGGGGTTGCTGCTTCTCATTGCGCTTCTGCTTTGGGTCGTCTTCAAGGTCGCCGCGCCGGATACGTTTGGTGCGCCCGACAAGCTCATGTCATACCTCCAGTCGGCCCTCATCTACGCCATCGGTGGCTGTGGTCTGTACTTCATCTGCGTCATGGGCCTCTTCGACTTCTCGATCGGCTCGATGCTCGTACTCTCCGAGCTGCTGGCCATCGCCTTCATTCCCCAGCTGGGATGGGTGGCCATCATCGTCATCCCCATCCTGACCGGTCTCGTCCTAGGCACCCTCAACGGGCTGGCATACATCAAGATGCATATCCCCTCGATCATCGTCACGACGGGCCTCTCGCTCATCTATGAGAGCCTCTCGGTGTGGGTCGCCAACATCAACGGCACCCGCCTTTCCGACTCGTTCAAGCTCTTTGGCGCCTACCCCTGGAACCTGATCGTGGCCGTCGCTGCCTATCTGCTGTGTTGGTTCATCCTCAAGTACACCAAGGTGGGCACCTACACCAACGCCATCGGCGCCAACGAGCTCGTCGCAAGGAACATGGGCGTCGATGTGGATCGCTACAAGGCGATCGCCTTCATGCTGTGCGGTACCTTCATGGGCATCATGTCCATCCTGTACCTGGGCTACGGTACGGCACAGACCCCACTGACGGGCATGCTCTCCCAGGCGCTCAACTTCCAGCCGCTCATGGGCACGTTCTTCGGCCTCGCATTCAGGAAGTACGGGCACCCCGTGATCTCCATCCTCATCGGCGAGTACATCGTGGCCATGATCTTTGCGGGCTTCGTCGCGCTTGGCATGCCCACCACCGTCAACAACATCGTGACCGGCGCCACGCTCCTGGTCATCGTCACGCTCACCACCAGGCGTCGCAACGGCGCCGTCGTCAAGTAG
- a CDS encoding sugar ABC transporter substrate-binding protein, whose protein sequence is MSSLSRRNFVKFWSVAGAGLGVASLLTACGGTGSGGSGEGGKIKIGVSTWSSTDALGSLSVDIIKKAADVLGVETTIVDQGHVSEQVTASAETLAAAGCDGIVICNSADSEMTSVINTCNENEMYVTQFYRMISKDASPDVYKAAQDSKYYVGAVHEDEVLNGKTLMGLLTEKGGPNGTGARTICLEGWTVGDATFQLRWQGYKEGLDEWNDTHPDDRATMTEPVYANTSSAEGAKVTEQFVNTYPTMDGLIVAGGGGDPLVGSIGQLANMGRTGQISVVSTDFLSDLADQLESGGIFAESGGHFCDPLYAFLLTYQACKGKLAKKEGEFGAEIKFPYVYVSSVDEYHEYEKYFVDAAPYSDDEIKQLADMGFDDLNKWATTLSIDDVRQRHSA, encoded by the coding sequence ATGAGCAGTCTGTCTAGGCGCAACTTCGTCAAGTTTTGGAGCGTTGCGGGAGCCGGCCTCGGGGTGGCATCGTTGCTGACCGCCTGCGGCGGCACGGGCTCTGGTGGCTCCGGCGAGGGCGGGAAGATCAAGATTGGCGTCTCCACCTGGAGCTCCACGGATGCGCTTGGCTCCCTGTCCGTCGACATCATCAAGAAGGCCGCCGACGTCTTGGGCGTCGAGACCACGATCGTCGACCAGGGCCACGTCTCCGAGCAGGTCACCGCCTCCGCCGAGACGCTTGCCGCGGCGGGCTGCGACGGCATCGTCATCTGCAACTCCGCAGACTCCGAGATGACCTCCGTCATCAACACCTGCAACGAGAACGAGATGTACGTCACGCAGTTCTATCGCATGATCTCCAAGGATGCCTCTCCCGATGTGTACAAGGCGGCACAGGACTCCAAGTACTATGTGGGCGCCGTCCATGAGGACGAGGTGCTCAATGGCAAGACGCTCATGGGCCTCCTGACCGAGAAGGGCGGCCCCAACGGCACCGGCGCCCGCACCATCTGCCTCGAGGGCTGGACGGTTGGCGACGCCACGTTCCAACTGCGCTGGCAGGGCTACAAGGAGGGTCTCGACGAGTGGAACGACACCCATCCCGACGATCGGGCCACGATGACCGAGCCCGTCTACGCCAACACGTCCTCCGCCGAGGGCGCCAAGGTCACCGAGCAGTTCGTCAACACCTACCCCACCATGGACGGCCTCATCGTCGCCGGCGGGGGTGGGGATCCTCTGGTTGGCTCCATCGGCCAGCTTGCCAACATGGGCAGAACCGGCCAGATCTCCGTCGTGTCGACGGACTTCCTCTCCGACCTCGCCGACCAGCTCGAGAGCGGTGGCATCTTCGCCGAGTCCGGCGGCCACTTCTGTGATCCCCTCTATGCGTTTTTGCTCACATACCAGGCCTGCAAGGGTAAGCTCGCCAAAAAGGAGGGCGAGTTTGGTGCCGAGATCAAGTTCCCCTATGTGTACGTCTCCAGCGTTGACGAGTACCACGAGTACGAGAAGTACTTCGTCGACGCCGCGCCCTACTCCGACGACGAGATCAAGCAGCTCGCAGACATGGGCTTCGATGACCTCAACAAGTGGGCCACGACCCTCAGCATCGATGACGTCAGGCAGCGTCATAGCGCATGA
- the argF gene encoding ornithine carbamoyltransferase, whose amino-acid sequence MGVKLTGRSFLKLLDFSTAEIEYLLDLSADLKRMKRAGEPHRCLEGRNVALIFEKTSTRTRCSFEVAAHDLGMGSVCLDPAGSQIGHKESIADTARVLGRMFDGIEYRGFEQATVEELAAYAGVPVWNGLTNEFHPTQMLADMLTMRESLGELRGRTLAFMGDAGNNVGNSLMVACAKLGVNFVACGPQQSMPTPELVATCQAIAREQGSAILLTQDVHEGVRDADAIYTDIWVSMGEPDELYAERIPLMEPYRVTADVMAQAHDGCIFLHCLPAFHDTRTTKGAEVAKRFGITEMEVTDEVFESRASKVFDEAENRMHTIKAVMCATLT is encoded by the coding sequence ATGGGCGTGAAACTCACGGGACGCAGCTTCCTCAAGCTGCTGGACTTCTCCACGGCGGAGATAGAGTACCTGCTCGACCTTTCTGCTGACCTCAAGCGCATGAAGCGAGCGGGCGAGCCCCATCGCTGTCTCGAGGGCAGGAACGTGGCCCTCATCTTCGAGAAGACGTCCACACGAACGCGGTGCTCCTTCGAGGTCGCTGCCCATGACCTTGGCATGGGCAGCGTGTGCCTTGACCCCGCGGGATCGCAGATCGGTCACAAGGAGTCCATCGCCGACACGGCCCGGGTGCTGGGGCGCATGTTTGATGGCATCGAGTATCGTGGCTTCGAGCAGGCGACGGTCGAGGAGCTGGCCGCATATGCCGGCGTCCCCGTGTGGAACGGCCTCACGAACGAGTTCCACCCAACCCAGATGCTTGCGGACATGCTCACCATGCGCGAGAGCCTTGGCGAGCTGCGCGGTCGCACGCTCGCCTTCATGGGGGATGCGGGCAACAACGTGGGCAACTCGCTCATGGTGGCCTGTGCCAAGCTGGGCGTGAACTTCGTGGCATGTGGTCCCCAGCAGAGCATGCCCACACCGGAGCTGGTGGCCACCTGCCAGGCGATCGCACGGGAGCAGGGCAGCGCCATCCTGCTCACGCAGGACGTCCATGAGGGTGTTCGCGATGCCGATGCCATCTACACTGACATCTGGGTGTCCATGGGCGAGCCGGACGAGCTCTATGCCGAGCGCATCCCCCTCATGGAGCCCTACCGCGTGACCGCCGATGTCATGGCGCAGGCGCACGATGGGTGCATCTTCCTGCACTGCCTGCCGGCGTTTCATGACACCAGGACCACGAAGGGTGCCGAGGTGGCCAAGAGGTTTGGCATCACCGAGATGGAGGTCACCGACGAGGTCTTCGAGTCCCGTGCGTCCAAGGTCTTCGACGAGGCGGAGAATCGCATGCACACCATCAAGGCCGTGATGTGTGCGACGCTCACGTAG
- a CDS encoding arginine deiminase: MANLLYVHNEIGRLQRVLVHRPGRELLNLMPRDLNRLLFDDIPFLEVAREEHDQFVELLRAGGAQVVYLEDLCAEALDAAGSRGEFTDAWLDESGLKGGRVRAAVHEYLDALPTTRALVDRCIAGLRKNELDLSGHAGTTLASIVGYDRDTETDLLIEPMPNAYFTRDPFAVVGRGVALNHMYSKTRRRETLLGRFVFRDHPDYRDAPLWYRRDATYHMEGGDILNLGPRTLAIGISQRTEAAAIDDLAQHMLWALAEHCEIEAIYAFNIPVSRAFMHLDTVFTQIDVDKFTVHPAILGNLQVFRLTRGVRRGEVRIEEMNDHLERVLAHALGLDCVTLIRCGGGDPVAAAREQWNDGSNTLAVAPGRICVYQRNTVTNEALYRAGLELIEVPSAELSRGRGGPRCMSMPLARADV; the protein is encoded by the coding sequence ATGGCCAACCTGCTGTACGTGCATAACGAGATCGGGCGTCTACAGAGGGTGCTTGTGCACAGGCCTGGCAGGGAGCTGCTCAACCTCATGCCGCGCGACCTCAACAGGCTGCTCTTCGATGACATTCCCTTCCTCGAGGTGGCACGCGAGGAGCACGACCAGTTTGTAGAGCTGCTGCGTGCCGGGGGGGCACAGGTGGTCTACCTGGAGGACCTGTGCGCCGAGGCACTTGATGCGGCGGGGTCGCGTGGCGAGTTCACCGACGCCTGGCTCGACGAGTCGGGTCTTAAGGGCGGGCGCGTGCGCGCCGCCGTGCACGAGTACCTGGATGCCCTCCCCACGACGCGCGCCCTGGTGGACCGGTGCATCGCCGGCCTGCGCAAGAACGAGCTTGACCTGTCTGGCCATGCAGGCACGACGCTCGCGAGCATCGTGGGGTACGACCGGGACACCGAGACGGACCTCCTCATCGAGCCCATGCCCAACGCCTACTTCACGCGCGATCCCTTCGCCGTGGTGGGGAGGGGCGTTGCGCTCAACCACATGTACTCCAAGACCCGGCGTCGCGAGACGCTGCTGGGCAGGTTCGTCTTCCGGGATCACCCCGACTATCGCGATGCCCCGCTGTGGTATCGCCGCGACGCCACATACCACATGGAGGGTGGTGACATCCTCAACCTGGGGCCTCGCACGCTTGCCATCGGCATCTCCCAGCGCACCGAGGCAGCGGCCATCGACGACCTCGCCCAGCATATGCTCTGGGCGCTTGCCGAGCACTGCGAGATAGAGGCCATCTATGCCTTCAACATTCCGGTGTCGCGCGCATTCATGCATCTGGACACCGTGTTCACCCAGATAGACGTCGACAAGTTCACGGTTCATCCCGCGATTCTCGGCAACCTCCAGGTGTTCAGGCTCACGCGTGGCGTACGCCGGGGCGAGGTGCGCATCGAGGAGATGAACGATCACCTGGAGCGCGTGCTCGCCCACGCGTTGGGGCTCGACTGCGTCACGCTCATCAGATGCGGTGGGGGAGACCCGGTGGCCGCGGCGCGCGAGCAGTGGAACGATGGCTCCAACACCCTGGCGGTCGCACCGGGGCGCATCTGCGTCTACCAGCGAAACACCGTCACGAACGAGGCGCTGTACAGGGCCGGGCTCGAGCTGATCGAGGTGCCCTCGGCCGAGCTCTCGCGGGGCAGGGGCGGCCCACGCTGCATGAGCATGCCGCTGGCGCGCGCGGACGTCTGA
- the rlmD gene encoding 23S rRNA (uracil(1939)-C(5))-methyltransferase RlmD, with protein MDTSRLTIERATYGADCIGHTEEGKTVFVAGAIPGDVVEARPTDDGRSFSRAVAERILEPSPSRVEAPCPLVDVCGGCPWGHMAYGAQLEAKRANVMDALTRIGHMDAARAERLVAPCVAPAEPWGYRNKVELAFAHRNGRALMGMHDRAGTDVVKVSACPLLQGDSAKLAKAVSGAVSYLANSHRLSFERIGIRSSARTREVEVALWTEPGPFPRAQVAKVVHEGTGATSVVRVLTKGSAKARRIVGVERLWGKGSWGELVGEERMRVSAPSFFQVNTRGAERLVDLVLAGLSPRKDDAAMDLYAGAGTFTLPLARRVGWVDAVESYGPAIRDLRRNLEGAHLGNVDAVGGDVGREFPDTDADVIVVDPPRAGLAADVVAKLSSQPARAIAYVSCDPATLARDLGRFERAGAFVPRSVTPVDLFPQTFHVETVTILGRIRGRRSA; from the coding sequence ATGGACACCTCGAGGCTCACCATCGAGCGCGCCACCTATGGTGCGGACTGCATAGGGCACACCGAGGAGGGCAAGACCGTGTTCGTAGCGGGAGCGATCCCCGGTGACGTGGTGGAGGCGCGCCCCACGGACGATGGCAGGAGCTTCTCCAGGGCAGTCGCCGAGCGCATCCTCGAGCCCTCGCCCAGCCGCGTCGAGGCCCCCTGCCCCCTTGTGGACGTCTGCGGTGGATGCCCCTGGGGCCACATGGCCTATGGCGCCCAGCTTGAGGCCAAGCGTGCGAACGTGATGGACGCGCTCACGCGCATCGGGCACATGGACGCGGCGCGCGCGGAGAGGCTCGTCGCCCCCTGCGTCGCCCCGGCGGAGCCCTGGGGCTACCGCAACAAGGTCGAGCTGGCCTTCGCGCACAGGAACGGCAGGGCGCTCATGGGGATGCACGACCGCGCCGGCACGGACGTCGTCAAGGTGAGCGCATGTCCCCTGCTGCAGGGGGATTCCGCCAAGCTTGCCAAGGCGGTGTCCGGTGCCGTCTCCTACCTGGCCAACTCACACCGGCTCTCCTTCGAGCGCATCGGCATCCGCAGCTCCGCGCGCACGCGCGAGGTCGAGGTCGCGCTCTGGACCGAGCCCGGGCCCTTCCCGCGCGCACAGGTGGCAAAGGTGGTGCACGAAGGCACCGGGGCCACCTCCGTCGTGCGCGTGCTCACCAAGGGGTCGGCCAAGGCGCGACGCATCGTGGGCGTGGAGCGCCTCTGGGGCAAGGGCTCCTGGGGAGAGCTCGTGGGCGAGGAGCGCATGCGCGTAAGCGCACCTTCCTTCTTCCAGGTGAACACACGGGGGGCGGAGAGGCTCGTGGACCTCGTGCTCGCGGGTCTCTCCCCTCGCAAGGACGATGCGGCGATGGACCTCTATGCTGGTGCGGGCACGTTCACGCTGCCCCTGGCGCGTCGCGTGGGCTGGGTCGATGCCGTCGAGTCATACGGCCCCGCCATACGTGACCTCCGACGCAACCTCGAGGGTGCGCACCTTGGGAACGTGGACGCCGTGGGCGGTGACGTCGGGCGCGAGTTTCCCGACACCGATGCAGACGTCATCGTGGTCGATCCCCCACGGGCAGGCCTGGCCGCCGATGTCGTGGCCAAGCTCTCGAGCCAGCCCGCACGCGCCATCGCCTATGTGTCCTGCGACCCGGCAACGCTCGCACGTGACCTCGGGCGCTTCGAGCGGGCGGGCGCATTCGTGCCCCGCTCGGTGACGCCCGTCGACCTCTTCCCCCAGACCTTCCATGTGGAGACGGTCACGATACTCGGACGGATACGAGGCCGACGCTCCGCCTAG
- a CDS encoding ferredoxin, protein MKATVSDECIGCGLCESTCPEVFVIGDEGIAEVTVDEVPEENEDAAQEACDNCPVGAIELA, encoded by the coding sequence ATGAAGGCTACCGTGAGCGACGAGTGCATCGGCTGCGGTCTCTGCGAGTCCACGTGTCCTGAGGTCTTTGTCATCGGTGACGAGGGCATCGCCGAGGTCACCGTCGATGAGGTTCCCGAGGAGAACGAGGACGCCGCCCAGGAGGCATGCGACAACTGTCCCGTTGGCGCCATCGAGCTTGCATAG
- a CDS encoding Maf family protein, giving the protein MILASRSPRRSELLGRIGIAPIVRPVDIDETRREDEAPRELVVRLARGKAHACRDGMAGPVNDVVLAADTVVWTDGTVLGKPRDTKDARAMLRSLSGRSHHVSTGVALIAPDGRETSFVETTTVTFHELTEGEIAAYASSGEPRDKAGAYGIQGLGSLLVRGIEGDYDNVVGLPLARVVRELDRLCPTAPTLCETALTGGRHA; this is encoded by the coding sequence ATGATCCTGGCGTCACGGTCACCCCGGCGCAGCGAGCTGCTGGGGCGGATCGGCATCGCACCCATCGTGCGCCCAGTGGACATCGACGAGACGCGCCGGGAGGACGAGGCGCCACGTGAGCTCGTGGTGCGGCTGGCACGGGGCAAGGCGCACGCCTGTCGGGATGGCATGGCAGGACCCGTGAATGACGTGGTGCTTGCCGCCGACACCGTCGTCTGGACCGATGGCACCGTCCTCGGCAAGCCCCGGGACACCAAGGACGCCAGGGCCATGCTGCGCAGTCTCTCCGGCAGGAGCCACCACGTCTCGACCGGCGTCGCCCTCATAGCGCCAGACGGCCGCGAGACATCCTTCGTGGAGACCACGACGGTCACGTTCCATGAGCTCACCGAGGGAGAGATCGCCGCCTATGCCTCCTCGGGCGAGCCTCGGGACAAGGCGGGCGCCTATGGCATCCAGGGCCTGGGCTCGCTCCTCGTGAGGGGCATCGAGGGCGACTACGACAACGTCGTCGGTCTACCCCTGGCGCGCGTCGTGCGCGAGCTGGATCGGCTCTGTCCCACTGCACCTACGCTCTGCGAAACTGCCCTCACAGGAGGCCGCCATGCCTAG
- a CDS encoding P1 family peptidase, with product MPSDVTNITQIPHIHAAHATNGQAGTGCTVILCPQGAMGGVDVRGGAPATRETDLLRPEETVQELHAIVLAGGSAFGLAASCGVAEELERRGIGLDVGVGRVPIVSGACVFDLACGSATAWPTAAMGAAATAAALDDTAPLASGNVGAGAGCTVGKLAGPLRAMKGGLGQSVRQAGRLVCGAVSAVNACGSIRDPITGAPIAGMLDEEGASVLAPMDALATALDATPPLRTNTTISCVITNARLTKAKATKVAQISADAYAHTIYPTHTTNDGDAIFVMATGEVEAGVDTIGILATQALEGAIADGVCSARGAFGLKAACDLP from the coding sequence ATGCCTAGCGACGTCACCAACATCACCCAGATCCCGCACATCCATGCTGCCCATGCGACCAACGGACAGGCAGGTACCGGCTGCACGGTCATCCTCTGCCCCCAGGGTGCCATGGGTGGCGTGGACGTGCGGGGCGGTGCACCGGCCACGCGCGAGACCGACCTGCTGCGTCCCGAGGAGACCGTCCAGGAGCTTCACGCGATCGTGCTTGCGGGTGGCAGCGCCTTTGGCCTTGCGGCCTCCTGCGGTGTCGCCGAGGAGCTCGAGCGTCGGGGCATCGGCCTCGACGTGGGCGTGGGCAGGGTCCCCATCGTGAGCGGTGCCTGCGTGTTCGACCTCGCTTGCGGCAGTGCCACGGCATGGCCGACGGCTGCCATGGGCGCGGCGGCGACGGCGGCCGCGCTCGATGACACGGCACCCCTCGCCTCCGGCAACGTTGGTGCGGGCGCGGGCTGCACGGTCGGTAAGCTGGCGGGACCCCTGCGCGCCATGAAGGGCGGGCTGGGACAGTCCGTCCGACAGGCCGGCAGACTCGTCTGCGGAGCCGTGAGCGCCGTCAACGCCTGCGGGAGCATACGCGACCCCATCACGGGCGCGCCCATCGCAGGCATGCTTGACGAAGAGGGAGCGAGCGTACTCGCTCCGATGGACGCGTTGGCCACCGCGCTGGACGCCACCCCTCCCCTGCGCACGAACACGACCATCTCCTGCGTCATCACCAACGCCCGCCTCACCAAGGCCAAGGCCACCAAGGTCGCCCAGATCTCCGCCGATGCCTATGCACACACCATCTATCCCACCCACACCACCAACGACGGCGATGCCATTTTCGTCATGGCGACGGGTGAGGTGGAGGCAGGCGTGGACACCATTGGCATCCTCGCGACGCAGGCACTCGAGGGCGCCATTGCCGACGGGGTATGCAGCGCACGGGGGGCCTTTGGGCTCAAGGCGGCATGCGACCTTCCCTAA